The Mycolicibacterium smegmatis genome has a window encoding:
- a CDS encoding DUF503 domain-containing protein, protein MWIGWLECDVLLGDVRSLKQKRSLIRPVIAELRRKLAVSAAETGMQDLLRRSNIGVAVVSADHSHVVDLLDAAERMVAAHPELELLSTRRGLHRSDD, encoded by the coding sequence ATGTGGATCGGGTGGCTGGAGTGCGATGTGCTGCTCGGTGATGTGCGCTCGCTCAAGCAGAAGCGCTCGCTGATCCGGCCGGTGATCGCCGAGCTGCGACGCAAACTCGCCGTGTCGGCGGCCGAGACCGGCATGCAGGATCTGCTCCGTCGTTCCAACATCGGGGTCGCGGTCGTGTCGGCCGACCACTCACACGTCGTGGATCTGCTCGACGCGGCCGAACGCATGGTGGCCGCGCACCCCGAGCTCGAGTTGTTGTCGACGCGGCGCGGTCTGCACCGCAG